One window from the genome of Gavia stellata isolate bGavSte3 chromosome 10, bGavSte3.hap2, whole genome shotgun sequence encodes:
- the LOC104257381 gene encoding selenoprotein Pb, whose product MGLLVLALAAWLGLGLASASEGASNSSRLCREAPAWSVNGLSPMAGAAGQVTVVALLKASUHFCLQQARSLGGLRERLARQGTVDVRYMIINEKAPLSRAMFGELERQAPLGIPVFQPEPEEPDVWQVLGGDKDDFLVYDRCGRLAFHIQLPYSFLHFPYVESAIRFTHSKDFCGNCSLYPNTTQEANSTMEVPVTPSPLSEQEGKESETPIHQHNPLHPHHHHEVSSKRATDPSGDHEPATHAHHHHGEHGQTHQEGKKQKEGNEH is encoded by the exons atggggctgctggtgctggccCTGGCcgcctggctggggctggggctggcctcGGCCTCTGAGGGGGCGTCCAACAGCAGCCGGCTCTGCCGGGAGGCGCCGGCGTGGAGCGTCAATGGCTTGAGCCCCAtggcgggggctgcagggcaggtgACGGTGGTGGCCCTGCTGAAGGCCAGCTGAcacttctgcctgcagcaggcccGCAG CCTCGGGGGCCTGCGGGAGAGGCTGGCCCGGCAGGGCACGGTTGACGTCCGCTACATGATCATCAATGAGAAGGCGCCGCTCTCCCGTGCCATGTTCGGGGAGCTGGAGCGCCAGGCCCCGCTGGGCATTCCCGTCTTCCAGCCGGAGCCAGAGGAGCCTGACGTCTGGCAGGTCCTGGGGGGCGACAAGGACGACTTCCTCGTCTACGACCG GTGCGGCCGCCTGGCTTTCCACATCCAGCTGCCCTACAGCTTCCTCCACTTCCCCTATGTGGAGTCAGCCATCCGCTTCACCCACAGCAAGGACTTCTGCGGCAACTGCTCCCTCTACCCCAACACCACCCAGGAG GCTAACAGTACCATGGAGGTCCCTGTAACCCCGAGCCCGCTTTCCGAACAAGAGGGGAAGGAGTCAGAGACCCCCATCCACCAGCACAACCCTCTTCACCCTCACCACCACCACGAGGTCAGCAGCAAGAGAGCCACAGACCCAAGTGGGGACCATGAACCTGCCACCCATGCTCACCACCACCATGGAGAACACGGCCAGACCCATCAGGaggggaagaagcagaaggagggCAATGAGCACtaa